A single Pantoea rwandensis DNA region contains:
- the uvrY gene encoding UvrY/SirA/GacA family response regulator transcription factor: protein MISLLLVDDHELVRAGIRRILEDMKGLVIAGEVACGEDAVKWCRSNPVDVVLMDMNMPGIGGLEATRKIVRFNPDIRIIMLTIHTENPLPAKVMQAGAAGYLSKGAAPQEVVSAIRSVHSGQRYIASDIAQQMALSQIEPQKAESPFSCLSERELQIMLMITRGQKVTEISEQLNLSPKTVNSYRYRMFSKLNISGDVELTHLAIRHGLYNAEPLISSE from the coding sequence TTGATCAGTCTGCTTCTTGTTGATGACCATGAACTGGTACGCGCCGGTATTCGCCGCATACTGGAAGATATGAAGGGATTGGTAATTGCCGGGGAAGTGGCTTGTGGTGAAGATGCGGTGAAATGGTGCCGCAGCAATCCGGTGGACGTGGTGCTGATGGACATGAATATGCCGGGCATCGGCGGTCTGGAAGCCACGCGAAAAATTGTGCGCTTCAATCCTGACATCCGCATTATTATGCTGACCATCCATACCGAAAATCCGCTGCCGGCAAAAGTGATGCAAGCCGGTGCGGCGGGTTATCTGAGCAAAGGTGCGGCCCCGCAGGAAGTGGTGAGTGCGATTCGTTCAGTGCATTCAGGTCAGCGCTATATCGCATCAGATATTGCGCAGCAAATGGCGCTTAGCCAAATCGAGCCGCAAAAAGCCGAATCGCCCTTTAGCTGTTTGTCGGAAAGGGAATTGCAGATTATGCTGATGATCACCCGAGGGCAAAAGGTGACGGAAATTTCCGAGCAGCTTAATCTCAGCCCGAAAACCGTTAACAGTTACCGTTATCGCATGTTCAGTAAGTTGAACATCAGTGGCGACGTAGAGTTAACGCATCTGGCCATTCGACATGGTCTCTATAATGCGGAGCCGTTAATCAGTAGTGAGTGA
- a CDS encoding DUF2594 family protein, with the protein MSDEDFSTSRDTQALADEVACLKMMVTLILKGMGQADAGKVIINMERYVQSALADKPQAEVFSNTIRQIKTAYRQ; encoded by the coding sequence ATGAGTGATGAAGACTTTTCAACATCGCGGGATACCCAGGCACTGGCCGACGAAGTGGCTTGCCTGAAAATGATGGTGACGCTGATTCTGAAAGGAATGGGCCAGGCGGATGCCGGTAAGGTTATTATTAACATGGAGCGCTATGTGCAAAGCGCGTTAGCGGATAAGCCGCAGGCGGAGGTGTTCAGCAACACCATTCGTCAGATTAAAACCGCCTACCGTCAGTAA
- a CDS encoding acyl-homoserine-lactone synthase, whose translation MKVIQTQLKDMPSSLLAELGTYRYSVFARGEGWSIPPRLSTPGQEYDRFDRSDVTWMIAWNARQGICGCARLLPWHEPEVPEGMVLPFDQEKVWEMSRFSARLEVDAELPLTILWHAVQLAELSGMEYLISSATPMLEKMFEQHHVVYEPLSPGLIQSEDNLFAIRIPVHQPALADKYRGTRRFSPEEVLPSLGVSVNWQSHS comes from the coding sequence ATGAAAGTAATTCAAACACAGCTTAAGGATATGCCGTCCTCTCTGTTGGCAGAATTAGGAACGTATCGCTATAGCGTTTTTGCGCGGGGTGAAGGTTGGTCTATCCCGCCGCGCTTAAGTACGCCTGGACAGGAGTATGATCGCTTTGATCGCTCCGATGTCACCTGGATGATCGCCTGGAATGCGCGCCAGGGGATCTGCGGCTGTGCACGTTTGTTGCCCTGGCATGAACCCGAAGTGCCTGAAGGCATGGTGCTGCCGTTCGATCAGGAAAAAGTCTGGGAAATGTCACGCTTTTCGGCACGCCTTGAGGTGGATGCAGAACTGCCACTGACGATTTTGTGGCATGCGGTGCAGTTGGCGGAACTCAGCGGTATGGAGTACCTGATCAGCTCAGCAACGCCGATGCTGGAAAAAATGTTTGAGCAGCACCATGTCGTGTACGAACCTTTATCACCTGGTTTGATTCAATCTGAGGATAATCTGTTTGCCATTCGTATTCCGGTTCATCAGCCGGCACTGGCGGACAAGTATCGCGGCACACGCCGGTTTAGTCCGGAAGAGGTGCTGCCGTCACTGGGTGTTTCAGTGAACTGGCAGTCGCACAGTTGA
- the sdiA gene encoding transcriptional regulator SdiA, producing the protein MTTDNYFVWRGKTENEFQALTEVIQVKTLLQKHIEAMGFDSFAFLVQHPVPFTRPRVFLFSTYPESWVKRYESENYYAVDPVLLLCQRPGRGVEWTRDLFTGAGNLWAEANAAGLNSGFSCSAMAPNRAIGILSIASSLHSQTQHLRVQLEVKLHLLAELSLRVLERLNDSSMAVLSNDFSQRELEILKWTAEGKTSAEISLILAISEHTVNFHQKNMQKRFNVSNKTQIACYAAAIGLI; encoded by the coding sequence ATGACGACCGATAATTATTTCGTCTGGCGTGGCAAAACTGAAAATGAATTTCAGGCGCTGACGGAAGTGATTCAAGTAAAAACGCTATTACAAAAACACATTGAAGCGATGGGTTTTGATTCATTCGCTTTCCTGGTTCAACATCCCGTGCCTTTTACCCGGCCGCGCGTGTTTTTGTTCAGTACTTACCCGGAAAGCTGGGTTAAGCGCTATGAAAGCGAAAATTATTATGCTGTCGATCCGGTGCTGTTACTTTGTCAGCGGCCGGGACGAGGCGTGGAATGGACACGGGATTTATTTACCGGTGCCGGTAATTTATGGGCTGAAGCGAATGCGGCAGGGCTTAACAGCGGCTTTTCTTGTTCGGCAATGGCGCCAAATCGTGCCATTGGTATATTATCTATAGCATCATCGCTTCACAGTCAGACTCAACACTTACGCGTTCAGCTAGAGGTGAAACTGCACCTACTGGCGGAACTGAGTTTGCGCGTGCTTGAGCGGCTAAATGATAGTTCAATGGCGGTTTTATCTAATGATTTTAGCCAACGCGAACTGGAAATTTTGAAATGGACGGCAGAAGGAAAAACTTCTGCGGAAATTTCACTGATTTTAGCGATTTCAGAACATACGGTGAATTTTCACCAAAAGAATATGCAAAAGCGTTTTAATGTTTCCAATAAAACGCAGATTGCGTGTTATGCGGCGGCAATTGGCCTGATATAG
- a CDS encoding DUF4396 domain-containing protein — protein sequence MMNQLALPFLVLGGCTALMILKDLFRHPHPVAIMNIIWPLTGLYMPFIGWLAWWYLGRKPSRQVKLALLVPQKIQSNASWQTIFISTSLSAAACIFGDIMTLPIITLLNQFAIMPTLWMQAIICLIVSLVVGLFFQFLAIRQREKRSFGRALLLAFKTETFPLLIYQLGIFIFMALALKFVLNQQINPLLVAFWFMLQLAMIIGFLFSWPANHFLIKRGLNPAV from the coding sequence ATGATGAACCAACTGGCATTACCTTTCCTTGTACTGGGCGGTTGTACAGCGCTGATGATCTTAAAAGATCTTTTCCGTCACCCGCATCCGGTGGCCATCATGAATATCATCTGGCCGCTGACCGGCCTCTATATGCCGTTCATCGGATGGTTAGCCTGGTGGTATCTGGGCCGTAAACCTTCACGTCAGGTAAAACTTGCGCTGCTGGTTCCACAAAAAATTCAGAGTAATGCCAGCTGGCAAACAATATTTATTTCCACCTCATTATCTGCTGCGGCCTGTATATTTGGCGACATAATGACCCTACCAATAATCACCTTGCTAAATCAGTTCGCCATTATGCCAACGCTTTGGATGCAGGCAATTATTTGCTTGATAGTTTCTCTGGTGGTGGGTTTATTTTTCCAGTTCCTGGCGATTCGCCAACGTGAAAAACGTTCATTTGGCCGGGCGTTATTATTAGCATTTAAAACCGAAACATTCCCCCTGCTGATTTATCAATTAGGTATTTTTATCTTTATGGCACTGGCACTAAAATTTGTTCTCAACCAGCAAATCAATCCGTTGCTGGTCGCTTTCTGGTTTATGTTACAACTGGCCATGATCATCGGTTTTCTATTCTCCTGGCCCGCTAATCATTTCCTGATAAAACGAGGGCTTAACCCCGCCGTCTAA
- a CDS encoding extensin family protein, producing MRALLAIALLALCGWWSLPWLKTHLPPQWNPFTPLSVTDPQGWMMRYKLQRLSHDPAACMAVMQRASQQGWVEFRAVPALKGDCPIEQPLRVSGFGEVTLSSSFLASCPMAVSSTIYVVNSTHALQQAGINSPIRHISHVGSYACRNIYHRQQGRLSEHATADAWDVTGFQLADGRWLQVAKNWHQPEDAAAGLRALWQNGCATFGNALGPDYNAAHAGHFHLGMRGAGYCR from the coding sequence ATGCGCGCATTATTAGCGATTGCTCTGTTGGCATTATGTGGCTGGTGGAGTTTGCCGTGGCTGAAAACGCATTTGCCGCCGCAGTGGAATCCGTTTACGCCGCTGTCGGTCACTGACCCACAAGGATGGATGATGCGCTACAAATTGCAGCGCCTGAGTCACGATCCTGCGGCCTGTATGGCGGTGATGCAGCGAGCCAGTCAGCAGGGATGGGTAGAATTTCGCGCGGTGCCAGCACTGAAAGGTGATTGCCCTATTGAACAACCTTTGCGCGTGAGTGGTTTTGGTGAAGTGACATTGAGCAGCAGCTTTCTTGCCAGTTGCCCCATGGCAGTGAGCAGCACAATCTATGTCGTCAACAGCACTCACGCCTTGCAGCAGGCAGGTATCAACAGCCCGATTCGGCACATCAGCCACGTCGGCAGTTACGCCTGTCGAAATATCTATCATCGCCAGCAGGGGCGTTTAAGCGAGCATGCAACAGCAGATGCATGGGATGTGACAGGGTTTCAGCTTGCCGATGGACGCTGGCTGCAGGTGGCAAAAAACTGGCATCAACCTGAGGATGCGGCTGCAGGGCTCCGCGCTTTATGGCAAAACGGCTGTGCGACCTTTGGCAATGCGTTAGGACCGGATTACAACGCCGCGCATGCCGGACATTTTCACCTGGGCATGCGCGGCGCCGGATACTGTCGTTAG
- the cycA gene encoding D-serine/D-alanine/glycine transporter, whose translation MVDQSKEALIEAEQPDKLQRNLHNRHIQLIAIGGAIGTGLFMGSGKTISLAGPSIIFVYMIIGFMLFFVMRAMGELLLSNLEYKSFSDFAADLLGPWAGYFTGWTYWFCWVVTGIADVVAISAYFQLWFPDFSIWMSALLCIFVFLALNIATVKLFGEMEFWFAIIKIVAIVALIVTGIVLVSMHYPSPNGSAAALSNIWDHGGMFPKGLSGFFAGFQIAVFAFVGIELVGTAAAETKDPHKVLPRAINAIPLRIIMFYVLALLVIMAVTPWNQVMPDRSPFVEMFVLIGLPAAASIVNFVVLTSAASSANSGIFSTSRMLYGLSEQGVAHKAFGRLSARAVPTTGLFFSCFCLLCGVALIYLIPDVMTVFTMVTTVSAILFMFVWTIILCSYLAYRKQHPQRHAESKFKMPLGKLMCWVCMAFFAFVIVLLTLQDDTRQALMVTPLWFVILTMGWLLRRRKA comes from the coding sequence ATGGTTGATCAATCCAAAGAGGCGCTTATCGAGGCCGAACAGCCCGATAAGCTCCAGCGTAATCTGCATAACCGCCATATCCAACTGATTGCTATCGGTGGCGCGATCGGCACCGGGTTGTTTATGGGCTCAGGTAAAACTATCAGCCTGGCCGGCCCCTCGATCATTTTCGTTTATATGATCATCGGTTTTATGCTGTTTTTCGTCATGCGCGCTATGGGCGAATTGCTGCTCTCAAATCTTGAATATAAATCATTCAGCGATTTTGCTGCCGACTTACTCGGGCCATGGGCGGGATATTTTACCGGCTGGACTTACTGGTTCTGTTGGGTGGTAACGGGCATTGCTGATGTCGTGGCCATTAGTGCCTATTTCCAACTCTGGTTCCCCGACTTTTCCATCTGGATGAGTGCGCTGCTGTGTATATTTGTGTTCCTGGCGCTCAATATCGCAACGGTGAAATTGTTTGGCGAAATGGAGTTCTGGTTCGCGATTATTAAAATCGTGGCGATTGTTGCTCTGATCGTGACCGGCATCGTGCTGGTCAGCATGCATTATCCTTCACCTAACGGCAGCGCCGCGGCCCTGAGCAATATCTGGGATCATGGCGGTATGTTCCCGAAAGGATTGAGCGGCTTCTTTGCTGGCTTCCAGATTGCGGTATTTGCCTTCGTCGGCATTGAGTTAGTGGGAACAGCCGCAGCAGAAACCAAAGATCCGCACAAGGTGTTGCCACGCGCGATTAACGCCATTCCGTTGCGCATCATTATGTTTTACGTTCTGGCGTTGCTGGTGATCATGGCGGTGACGCCGTGGAATCAGGTGATGCCAGACCGCAGCCCCTTCGTTGAGATGTTTGTGCTGATCGGATTACCCGCCGCCGCCAGCATCGTTAACTTCGTGGTGCTGACTTCTGCTGCATCATCCGCCAACAGCGGCATTTTCTCCACCAGCCGTATGCTGTACGGTCTGTCAGAACAAGGCGTGGCACACAAAGCGTTTGGCCGCCTGTCGGCACGCGCGGTTCCCACCACCGGGCTGTTTTTCTCCTGCTTCTGCCTGCTGTGCGGCGTGGCGCTGATTTACCTGATTCCCGATGTGATGACGGTATTCACCATGGTTACAACGGTATCGGCGATTTTGTTTATGTTCGTCTGGACCATCATCCTGTGCAGCTATCTGGCTTACCGCAAACAGCATCCACAACGTCATGCTGAGTCGAAGTTCAAGATGCCGCTGGGCAAGCTGATGTGCTGGGTGTGCATGGCGTTCTTCGCCTTTGTCATTGTCCTGCTGACCTTGCAAGATGATACTCGCCAGGCGTTGATGGTCACGCCGCTGTGGTTCGTCATTCTCACTATGGGCTGGTTGTTACGTCGTCGTAAAGCCTGA
- a CDS encoding metal-dependent hydrolase has translation MDSLSQLTLGAAVTVAVMGKRVPLWQSALVGAIAGTLPDLDVFIDHGDAIRNMTLHRTESHALIWLTLVAPLLAWLIAGATRSRSHWRGWCLAIWLALITHPLLDLTTVYGTQLGLPFTDFPYAIGSMYIIDPLYTLPLLITLGVALWRRDGVGLRWNQAGLLISTLYLGWSMVVQGVATQHINRDLTDQSIKPQQVLVTPTAFNTLVWRTVIMTPDRYGEAYWSLLSPDRALEIHWHPRNPELFDAFKGDWYAERVAWFSHGFYAMRQQGEDTLISDLRMGEAPNYTFTFNLGSAHVPEPAPEREPSVRPSLAQAWHKLRERL, from the coding sequence ATGGATTCGCTATCACAACTGACGTTGGGCGCGGCGGTCACCGTTGCGGTAATGGGCAAGCGCGTGCCGTTATGGCAATCGGCGCTGGTGGGGGCGATTGCCGGCACCTTGCCCGATCTTGATGTGTTTATCGATCATGGCGATGCGATTCGCAATATGACGCTGCATCGAACTGAGAGCCATGCGCTGATATGGCTCACGTTAGTTGCGCCCCTGCTGGCCTGGCTGATCGCAGGTGCAACCCGCAGTCGCTCCCACTGGCGCGGTTGGTGTCTGGCAATTTGGCTGGCCCTGATTACGCATCCATTGCTCGATCTGACAACGGTGTACGGCACGCAACTGGGGTTGCCGTTTACCGATTTCCCCTACGCGATTGGCAGCATGTACATCATCGATCCGTTGTATACACTGCCATTGCTGATCACGCTGGGGGTGGCGTTATGGCGGCGTGATGGCGTAGGGCTGCGCTGGAATCAGGCGGGCTTGCTGATCAGTACGCTGTATCTCGGCTGGAGCATGGTGGTGCAGGGCGTGGCGACGCAGCATATCAATCGTGATTTGACCGATCAATCCATCAAGCCGCAGCAGGTGCTGGTGACGCCAACGGCGTTTAATACCCTGGTGTGGCGAACCGTGATTATGACCCCCGATCGTTACGGTGAAGCCTATTGGTCACTGCTGTCACCCGATCGTGCACTGGAAATTCATTGGCATCCGCGCAACCCGGAATTGTTCGATGCGTTTAAAGGCGACTGGTATGCCGAGCGAGTGGCGTGGTTCAGCCATGGTTTTTACGCCATGCGCCAGCAGGGTGAAGATACCTTGATTTCGGATTTAAGGATGGGGGAAGCGCCCAATTACACCTTCACCTTCAATCTGGGATCGGCACATGTTCCCGAACCGGCACCGGAAAGGGAGCCTTCGGTACGGCCTTCACTGGCGCAGGCATGGCATAAATTACGCGAAAGGTTATAA
- the rutR gene encoding HTH-type transcriptional regulator RutR → MKSDEKQPGRRSRAVAAKRAAILEAALSFFSQFGIHGTSLDKVAERADVSKTNLLYYYPSKEVLYIAVLKEILDVWLAPLRALRHDQDPLTAIRKYIRLKLEVSRDHPQASRLFCLEMLQGAPLLKGELAGDLKALVDEKAAIIEQWIAEGRLAGVQPQHLFFLLWATTQHYADFASQVEAITGQTLSDPEFFEQTLENVQRMIIEGIRVR, encoded by the coding sequence GTGAAAAGCGATGAAAAACAACCGGGCCGACGTTCACGTGCCGTTGCCGCAAAACGGGCTGCGATACTGGAAGCGGCGTTAAGCTTCTTCTCGCAGTTCGGTATTCACGGTACCAGCCTCGATAAAGTGGCAGAGCGTGCCGATGTCTCCAAGACCAATTTGCTTTACTACTATCCCTCAAAAGAGGTGCTGTATATCGCGGTTCTGAAGGAGATCCTTGATGTATGGCTGGCACCACTGCGTGCACTGCGCCACGATCAGGACCCACTGACCGCCATTCGGAAATATATCCGTCTTAAGCTGGAGGTGTCGCGCGATCACCCGCAGGCCTCGCGCTTGTTCTGTCTCGAGATGCTACAAGGCGCTCCTTTACTCAAAGGTGAACTGGCCGGGGATTTAAAAGCGCTGGTGGATGAGAAGGCGGCGATCATCGAGCAGTGGATTGCAGAAGGGCGGTTAGCCGGTGTGCAACCTCAGCATCTGTTTTTCCTGTTGTGGGCCACCACGCAACACTACGCGGATTTTGCTTCGCAGGTTGAAGCGATCACCGGCCAGACCCTGAGTGACCCTGAATTTTTTGAGCAAACGCTGGAGAATGTTCAGCGCATGATTATTGAAGGGATCCGCGTGCGTTGA
- the rutA gene encoding pyrimidine utilization protein A: MKIGVFIPIGNNGWLISTHAPQYKPTFELNKEIVLKAEHYHFDFALSMIKLRGFGGKTEFWDHNLESFTLMAGLAAVTSRIEIYATAATLTLPPAIVARMAATIDSISNGRFGVNLVTGWQKPEYEQMGLWPGDEYFSSRYQYLTEYVTVLRDLWGTGQSDFKGEFFTMNDCRVSPQPQKPMKVICAGQSDAGMAFSAQHADYNFCFGKGVNTPTAFAPTASRMKAAADHAGRDVGSYVLFMIIAAESDEAARAKWEHYKAGADEEALAWLTTQSQQDTKSGSDTNVRQMADPTSAVNINMGTLVGSYANVARMLDEVAEVDGAQGVLLTFDDFLQGIEDFGERIQPLMQCRQNVITSQKEVA, translated from the coding sequence ATGAAAATTGGCGTATTTATCCCGATTGGCAACAATGGCTGGCTCATCTCCACCCATGCGCCGCAGTACAAACCGACTTTTGAACTCAATAAAGAGATTGTGCTGAAGGCCGAGCATTATCACTTCGACTTTGCGCTCTCGATGATCAAACTGCGTGGCTTCGGAGGTAAAACCGAATTCTGGGATCACAACCTTGAATCCTTCACGCTGATGGCGGGGCTCGCGGCGGTGACCTCACGGATTGAGATCTATGCCACGGCAGCCACGCTGACGCTGCCCCCAGCAATTGTGGCGCGCATGGCCGCCACCATCGATTCGATTTCCAATGGCCGTTTCGGCGTCAATCTGGTCACCGGCTGGCAGAAACCCGAATACGAACAGATGGGATTGTGGCCGGGTGATGAGTACTTCTCCAGCCGTTACCAATACCTCACCGAGTACGTCACCGTGCTGCGCGATTTATGGGGCACCGGTCAGAGTGACTTCAAGGGTGAATTTTTCACCATGAATGACTGCCGCGTCAGCCCGCAACCGCAGAAACCGATGAAGGTGATCTGCGCCGGGCAGAGCGATGCCGGTATGGCGTTCTCCGCGCAGCATGCCGATTACAACTTCTGCTTCGGCAAAGGGGTCAACACGCCCACCGCTTTCGCCCCGACCGCCAGCCGCATGAAAGCCGCAGCGGATCACGCCGGGCGCGATGTTGGCTCTTACGTGCTGTTTATGATCATCGCCGCCGAAAGCGACGAGGCCGCGCGTGCCAAATGGGAGCATTACAAAGCAGGTGCCGATGAAGAAGCGCTTGCCTGGCTCACCACGCAAAGCCAGCAGGACACCAAATCGGGTAGCGATACCAACGTGCGTCAGATGGCCGATCCCACCTCAGCCGTCAACATCAATATGGGCACCCTGGTGGGTTCATACGCCAATGTGGCACGAATGTTGGATGAAGTGGCAGAGGTCGATGGCGCTCAAGGCGTACTACTGACCTTTGATGACTTCCTGCAAGGCATTGAAGATTTCGGCGAACGTATCCAGCCATTAATGCAGTGTCGTCAAAACGTTATCACTTCGCAGAAGGAGGTTGCCTGA
- the rutB gene encoding pyrimidine utilization protein B has protein sequence MSTVTCAHTSSLPNITLPARPEAIALPPAQSALIVVDMQNAYATEGGYLDLAGFDVSATKPVIAKIHQAVTAARAAGMQIIWFQNGWDDQYIEAGDAGSPNFHKSNALKTMRKRPELQGTLLSKGGWDYALVDELVPQAGDIVLPKPRYSGFFNTPLDSMLRSRGIRHLVFTGIATNVCVESTLRDGFFLEYFGVVLEDATYQAGPPFAQQAAIFNIETFFGWVSDTDTFCEALKA, from the coding sequence ATGAGTACCGTAACCTGTGCCCATACGTCGAGTTTGCCCAATATCACCCTGCCCGCCCGGCCCGAAGCTATCGCACTGCCGCCGGCGCAAAGTGCCTTGATCGTCGTGGATATGCAAAACGCCTATGCCACCGAAGGGGGTTATCTGGATCTTGCCGGTTTTGATGTCTCCGCCACCAAACCCGTGATCGCCAAAATTCATCAGGCGGTCACCGCGGCACGCGCCGCTGGCATGCAGATTATCTGGTTCCAGAACGGCTGGGACGACCAGTACATCGAAGCGGGTGATGCTGGCTCGCCTAACTTCCATAAGTCGAATGCACTGAAAACCATGCGTAAGCGCCCGGAGTTACAGGGCACGCTGCTGTCGAAAGGCGGCTGGGATTATGCGCTGGTGGATGAACTGGTGCCACAGGCAGGAGACATCGTGCTGCCCAAACCGCGCTACAGCGGCTTCTTCAATACCCCACTCGACAGCATGCTGCGCAGCCGCGGTATCCGCCATCTGGTGTTCACCGGTATAGCCACCAACGTGTGTGTCGAATCCACGCTGCGTGATGGCTTCTTCCTCGAATATTTTGGCGTGGTGCTGGAAGACGCCACTTATCAGGCTGGACCGCCGTTTGCTCAGCAGGCGGCGATTTTCAACATCGAAACCTTCTTTGGCTGGGTCAGTGACACAGACACCTTTTGTGAAGCCCTGAAGGCTTAA
- the rutC gene encoding pyrimidine utilization protein C encodes MPKSVIIPAGSGTPIAPFVPGTLADGVVYVSGTLPFDASNNVVHVGDAAAQTRHVLETIKKVIETAGGKMSDVTFNSIFLTDWSNYAAINQVYAEYFPGDKPARFCIQCGLVKPDALIEIASVAHIGPQEA; translated from the coding sequence ATGCCTAAAAGTGTGATTATCCCTGCCGGTAGCGGCACCCCGATTGCGCCCTTTGTGCCGGGAACGCTGGCCGATGGCGTGGTTTACGTGTCAGGTACGCTACCGTTCGATGCCAGTAACAATGTGGTCCACGTCGGCGATGCAGCGGCACAAACCCGCCACGTGCTGGAAACCATTAAAAAGGTGATCGAGACCGCCGGTGGCAAGATGAGTGATGTCACTTTCAACTCTATATTCCTCACCGACTGGAGCAACTACGCCGCGATTAATCAGGTTTACGCCGAGTATTTTCCCGGCGACAAGCCTGCGCGCTTCTGCATTCAGTGCGGATTGGTTAAACCAGACGCACTGATTGAAATTGCCAGCGTCGCGCACATCGGTCCCCAGGAGGCGTAA
- the rutD gene encoding pyrimidine utilization protein D produces the protein MHLEIHGLTAADAPTLVLSSGLGGVAGFWQPQLAALTPHYRVVTYDQRGTGRSADTLPEGYSMAMMAAELAERLAQHDIHHYDIIGHALGGLIGLQLALDYPDRVGRIVVINGWLSLDPHTQRCFQVRQDLLLNVGVEAFVRAQPLFLYPAEWLARHQARITAEDAHHVAHFQGMENLLRRLHALMNCDFRAHAARIQQPVLAICSQDDLLVPWSCSPLLAQALPDSSLIEMPWGGHAMSVTDADNFNALLLQWLAETAAPAQRAAS, from the coding sequence ATGCACCTTGAGATTCATGGTTTAACCGCTGCCGACGCGCCAACGCTGGTGCTGTCGTCCGGCCTGGGTGGCGTGGCGGGCTTTTGGCAACCCCAGCTAGCGGCACTCACTCCTCATTATCGGGTGGTGACTTACGATCAGCGCGGTACCGGTCGCAGTGCCGATACGCTGCCTGAAGGCTACAGCATGGCGATGATGGCCGCCGAACTGGCTGAACGACTGGCGCAACATGACATTCACCATTACGACATTATTGGCCACGCGCTGGGTGGCCTGATTGGCCTGCAGCTGGCCCTGGATTATCCCGACCGTGTCGGCCGCATCGTGGTGATTAATGGCTGGCTGTCGCTGGATCCTCACACTCAACGCTGCTTCCAGGTGCGGCAGGATCTCCTGCTCAACGTGGGCGTTGAAGCCTTCGTGCGGGCGCAGCCGCTGTTCCTCTATCCGGCTGAATGGCTGGCGCGCCATCAGGCGCGTATCACGGCTGAAGATGCTCATCACGTGGCTCATTTTCAGGGTATGGAGAATCTGCTACGTCGATTACATGCATTAATGAACTGTGATTTTCGTGCCCATGCAGCGCGGATTCAGCAACCGGTGTTAGCCATCTGTAGCCAGGACGATCTACTGGTGCCGTGGAGCTGCTCGCCACTGCTGGCCCAGGCGTTGCCTGACAGCAGTCTGATTGAGATGCCGTGGGGTGGACATGCTATGAGCGTGACCGATGCCGATAACTTCAACGCACTGCTGCTGCAATGGTTGGCCGAAACCGCTGCACCTGCACAGCGTGCCGCAAGTTGA
- the rutF gene encoding NADH-dependent FMN reductase RutF, which translates to MSVHELPLPPNVDRDAFRHAMARLGAAVNIITTDGPAGRAGFTASAVCSVTDTPPTLLVCLNRSASVWPTFRDNGYLCVNTLAAGHEDLSTLFGGKTPMDQRFAAANWHTLASGSPLLEGATVSFDCKITQVVSVGTHDVLMCEALALVRNDDSHGLAWFDRGYHHLLRQDAR; encoded by the coding sequence ATGAGTGTGCATGAATTGCCGCTGCCGCCCAATGTTGACCGCGATGCTTTTCGCCATGCCATGGCACGATTGGGTGCTGCGGTGAATATCATCACCACCGACGGTCCAGCGGGTCGCGCCGGATTCACCGCATCTGCGGTCTGCAGCGTGACGGATACGCCGCCTACTTTGCTGGTGTGTCTGAATCGTTCGGCATCGGTCTGGCCGACCTTTCGGGATAATGGCTATCTGTGCGTCAACACCCTCGCAGCCGGTCATGAGGATCTTTCTACGCTGTTTGGTGGTAAAACGCCGATGGATCAGCGTTTTGCTGCGGCTAACTGGCACACGCTGGCCAGCGGTTCACCGCTGCTGGAGGGTGCCACCGTGTCGTTTGATTGTAAAATCACCCAGGTGGTCAGTGTTGGCACACACGACGTTTTGATGTGTGAAGCGCTGGCGCTGGTACGTAACGATGATTCCCATGGCCTGGCGTGGTTTGACCGTGGATATCATCACCTTTTACGGCAGGACGCCCGCTAA